From one Henriciella marina DSM 19595 genomic stretch:
- the rnhA gene encoding ribonuclease HI yields MSKPVEIWTDGACSGNPGPGGWGVLLKSGGHEKELMGGEYETTNNRMELMAAIEGLNALKRPSKVTLHTDSTYVKDGLTKWIHGWKRNGWKTAAKKPVKNKDLWQALEAACKSHDISWVWVKGHAGDEGNERADELARLASRQAKDASAL; encoded by the coding sequence ATGTCAAAACCTGTAGAAATCTGGACAGATGGCGCGTGTAGCGGCAATCCCGGCCCCGGTGGCTGGGGGGTGTTGCTGAAGTCCGGCGGCCACGAAAAAGAGCTCATGGGCGGGGAATACGAGACCACCAATAACCGCATGGAGCTGATGGCGGCGATTGAAGGTCTGAACGCGTTGAAACGCCCCTCAAAAGTCACGCTGCACACCGATTCGACCTATGTGAAGGACGGCCTGACAAAGTGGATCCATGGCTGGAAGCGCAATGGCTGGAAGACCGCTGCCAAGAAACCCGTCAAGAACAAGGACCTATGGCAAGCTCTTGAGGCTGCCTGCAAATCGCATGACATCAGCTGGGTCTGGGTAAAGGGCCATGCTGGCGATGAGGGCAACGAGCGCGCCGATGAGCTTGCCAGGCTCGCCTCCCGCCAGGCCAAGGACGCTTCGGCGCTTTAG
- the thrB gene encoding homoserine kinase, with product MAVYTQVPDDALEAFLGGYDIGRPRSFKGIAEGVENSNYYLETDKGRFILTLFERRADPKDLPYFIEVKQHLAAKGFSCPAPVQANDGQPLQTLEGRPALIVTFLDGLSPKKPSAAQCRSLGEALARMHGALADFKGTRENALGPASWPLLWEGRASTAEDLQPGLSTLIEQDLAATAEARPQSRRLPRGTIHADLFPDNAFFLDDQFSGAIDFYFACTDVLAYDIAVCLNSWAFEDGREYNYSKGAALIAGYESVRPLEDAERGVLPLLCRGAALRFFLTRLVDWTETPADALVRPKNPLEYADRLAFHRQALSFADYGG from the coding sequence ATGGCAGTCTACACACAGGTCCCTGACGACGCGCTTGAAGCTTTTCTGGGCGGCTATGACATTGGTCGCCCACGCAGCTTCAAGGGCATCGCCGAGGGGGTCGAGAACTCCAACTATTATCTGGAGACCGACAAGGGCCGGTTCATCCTGACCCTGTTTGAGCGGCGCGCCGACCCGAAGGACCTGCCCTACTTCATTGAAGTCAAACAGCATCTTGCGGCCAAAGGCTTCTCCTGCCCTGCCCCGGTTCAGGCGAATGACGGGCAACCGCTTCAGACCCTTGAAGGGCGCCCAGCGCTCATCGTCACCTTTCTGGACGGGCTGTCCCCCAAGAAACCGAGCGCGGCGCAGTGTCGGTCACTCGGTGAGGCGCTTGCTCGGATGCATGGCGCACTGGCCGACTTCAAAGGCACGCGTGAGAATGCGCTGGGCCCGGCAAGCTGGCCGCTCCTCTGGGAAGGGCGCGCCAGTACCGCAGAAGATCTCCAGCCCGGTCTCTCTACCCTCATCGAGCAGGACCTCGCGGCGACCGCTGAAGCGCGTCCCCAGAGCCGGCGTCTGCCGCGCGGAACCATCCATGCCGACCTTTTTCCCGACAACGCCTTCTTTCTCGATGACCAGTTTTCCGGCGCGATCGATTTCTATTTCGCCTGCACCGATGTCCTCGCCTATGACATCGCCGTCTGTCTCAACTCATGGGCGTTCGAGGATGGCCGGGAGTATAATTACTCAAAGGGCGCGGCCCTGATTGCAGGCTATGAAAGCGTTCGCCCATTGGAAGACGCCGAACGCGGCGTCCTCCCCCTCTTGTGCCGGGGCGCAGCGCTTCGCTTCTTTCTCACACGCCTTGTCGACTGGACGGAAACGCCGGCCGACGCCCTGGTGCGCCCAAAGAACCCACTGGAGTATGCTGACCGGCTTGCCTTTCATCGTCAGGCGCTCTCCTTTGCGGACTATGGCGGCTGA